One window of Plasmodium berghei ANKA genome assembly, chromosome: 5 genomic DNA carries:
- a CDS encoding eukaryotic translation initiation factor subunit eIF2A, putative: MSELLIRYKSGIKLYKFEKNENKYDSEIIFEYDGYIHDVIWSEDGKTFLIFHSTDGVLLVLNCSTNIQINQIKCQNKYKNLFTKDNLTLIKHVQWSPNNKYIVMFYPYDENKHKEIGNLLLWNIEKNKVISSFKIKKNICTNWPIIHFSSDDRYFFLQKKSDIYIYDTLILERDENTNSNDVSNKDIPNNYIYSWNHLNVIAIYFSKYIDGHDSRYFILHTKHNFLGDIYVYKIEGLNNDQTSSLSILNRNTDENNNKINIILLTKRSFQHLDNLLCLYSISGKYIIFLVSTNDTTNRSYGYVSNCYYCSLVSTPVNIKKINTQVAQDAKWSNLYDEFLIIEGKSDNIVYLYDSNLNVKSKISAQYKNTIKWCLFGNMIALGGFGNLAGDIDFYYKEKNYNVTLIKQYREPCTVLCDWSADGTLFMTASTFPRMKVENTFKIYTYEGDLVNNYSFNELYDVKWKNCTPGILNEPPKPNPKLIDNKKNVYKIKYINHDNLSTTTNTISSIRNTSIAFPATRTNRNISNNNNSNTIMDIPDYHQISNDTHIPKSADLTNGNNISPNFDTNNTESIDKEKVALSASNQNNTNKFAHLPRNQIQNPQNNTSNNNTNNIIKQPKKKEKGTGGNLYDWDIDWRKKNSDLNLHSKNKPSISTPTGPTNTNQNIPDSNSIQNGINNINNYKKPSEFVIQNDIYNNSDQIEKSELLSSLQKQYYNLLNSVKNHNNIDKNIIDNVMEKEVRNNYENKEITTTALITNISETDRPERNSYLKSEDSKKIKNENNIDDKKKKKKKDKDNSNVSILNNHGDSIQTPENDSVTSIKGLSTVIDTQGCNNKLLMHLKNDGNKKKKGNEKIGETENIPESTEKDQKKKKEKNKNKKSKKKKNEVLGEANDNSPNNDTDQLGKRLINSEDLNFQNQNSQTTNDNNMYSTIFQEIIKNNTTESNNINEIQIINESSHNKNIHHELNRFGKLKPTVMNDIYNNGTINRKNIINDYQMNLNNSNLPQDKNNKESNFNEYSNKEKFIKHILFLKKHRENNITEDKNLINFQQNDIPYNDKMDIHNYIDHNEYLKINKNIQDSKTIEQEIQTNYLTNIHNNSKFLQNINELKSGRPNSFFYNFNNKQKLSENDYQIFQSQTAYNDPPNFDSNQPKQTNSNSQNIENIWINEINNQTFNNKNIQNNDDLLKLFKTVLPYAKVNILGKKKDEHDFDITRQNRDKMNMQYYHEKNNIYDTSPDSNKREDFEYDIQSEVKNNYIKQNYTNIHQMSKNPLKENIINRNKNENSNIPHFNISGNMKLQINNLDFCELLKLYHSLNVQQIQLKLYWIFFKIKNYDNNTPETLGKENIILLKLKETKDISTYANYIIKINYEKNAKKYQSLLHQFIIILKHHDNLYQQKKDKIKLEHYDNNFIINFINNIDQIVEKTSPLSSSQFPQDFNNTYNYQNQFSHQKNKLNLQIYAPGSVSNSMHFNKLSSPTPYENNSHKNQTLTSHNMNNYNSGIKSGNNNLNESEQTIDNNKNMLIQKMIEYFKQINATTEQKINLLNRINLTDAQKKYIINKIHFNNNEQNNNYNNNFNINSENDNHKLFNMPINPNNKNTIRITPNHFNISEQGMHTNDLPVSTNDSMMYSQFDDNSNNNDGNINVTSPILNIIHKYIANKNNQKEFKNNQSEFKNNADAENNQNLLQKYQILNMLKQKKKMEMEMENVNAYKDINNSTSLKIDELNNYKYEDISHSFKQPISQNHLHRQDVNTFPDQINFRTSNNTSSERIDYPIQENSDPKTTNFLQYNSKAHTNNTIMKNKLNTLDNQKQDNTHNSVNRIYFNFPHQKDHNNITGLTSPYDSTSKISMNNRNNKNEYGKTEGDQTVRITNDMTNTELDSNEHYIKINKNCEEVTNNRDNNKEERNPDNNNSKNRNVSKNGNKIDRNPERKEHEQITTNDGKNEKNKKKQKNQKNTTNQNSLNVKNVTGSRNGTETQVPKTLSEINLPESNLNEENKTDNKTINLLQEQTNTTNQNNIYDIEDTKRPDALRDKCWQYIDPKGVVQGPFFLEEMRMWSELGYFEPMLPVRCCDSDRFIALNKLFPPPHKPFTIVPKPQPILQWEEELL; the protein is encoded by the exons atgagcgAATTGCTTATTAGATATAAAAGTGGAATAAAGTTATATAagtttgaaaaaaatgaaaataaatatgacagtgaaataatatttgaatATGATGGATATATACATGATGTTATTTGGTCAGAGGATGGCAAAACtttcttaatttttcattccACAGATGGTGTATTATTAGTATTAAATTGCTCTACtaatattcaaataaatcaaataaaatgccaaaataaatacaaaaatttgTTTACAAAAGATAATTTAACATTAATTAAACATGTACAATGGTCgccaaataataaatatatagtaatGTTTTACCCTTATGACGAAAATAAACACAAAGAAATTGGTAATCTGTTATTGTggaatatagaaaaaaataaagttatatcatcttttaaaataaaaaaaaatatatgtactaATTGGCCAATAATCCATTTTTCTAGTGATGatagatatttttttttacaaaaaaaatcagacatatatatatatgacacattaatattagagcgtgatgaaaatacaaattcAAATGATGTTtcaaataaagatattccaaataattatatttattcatgGAATCATCTTAATGTTATtgctatttatttttcgaaATATATTGATGGTCATGATTCtagatattttatattacatactaaacataattttttaggtgacatatatgtatataaaatagaaGGGTTAAATAATGATCAAACATCTTCTTTATCAATTTTAAATCGAAATAccgatgaaaataataacaaaattaatataattttattaacaaaacGAAGCTTTCAACATCTAGATAATTTATTGTGCTTATATTCCATTTctggaaaatatatcatatttcTTGTATCAACAAATGATACAACAAATAGATCTTATGGATATGTGAGtaattgttattattgttCATTAGTATCAACACctgtaaatataaaaaaaatcaatacCCAAGTTGCCCAAGATGCAAAATGGAGTAATCTATATGatgaatttttaattattgaAGGAAAATCAGATAATAtagtttatttatatgattctaatttaaatgttaaatcaaaaatatctgctcaatataaaaatacaataaaatgGTGTTTATTTGGGAATATGATAGCATTAGGGGGATTTGGAAACCTTGCCGGGGATATagatttttattataaagaaaaaaattataatgttACATTAATTAAACAATATAGAGAACCATGTACTGTCTTATGTGATTGGTCTGCAGATGGAACATTATTTATGACTGCATCTACTTTTCCTAGAATGAAAGTTGAAAatacttttaaaatatatacatatgaaGGTGATTTAGttaataattatagttttaatgaattatatgatgttaaatggaaaaattGCACCCCAGGTATTTTAAATGAGCCGCCTAAGCCCAATCCCAAACTtatagataataaaaaaaatgtttataaaattaaatatataaatcatgATAATTTATCTACAACTACTAATACTATATCATCTATACGAAATACATCTATTGCTTTTCCCGCTACTAGAACAAATCGAAACATTtcaaacaataataatagtaacaCTATTATGGATATTCCGGATTATCATCAAATTTCTAATGACACACATATTCCCAAATCCGCTGATTTAacaaatggaaataatatttctcCAAATTTTGATACTAATAATACCGAATCAAttgataaagaaaaagtTGCATTATCTGCATCTAACCAAAacaatacaaataaattcgCACATCTACCAAGGAATCAAATACAGAACCcacaaaataatacatctaataataatacaaataatattattaaacaaccaaaaaaaaaagaaaaaggaaCCGGAGGAAATCTTTATGATTGGGACATTGATtggagaaaaaaaaattcggatttaaatttacattcaaaaaataaacctTCTATTTCAACACCCACTGGGCCCACAAACacaaatcaaaatattccCGATTCTAATTCTATTCAAAATggaattaataatataaataattataaaaaaccTTCTGAATTTGTAATTCAAAacgatatatataataactcTGATCAAATAGAAAAGTCAGAATTATTATCTTCTTTacaaaaacaatattataatttactTAATTCTGTTAAAAATCATAAcaatattgataaaaatataattgacAATGTTATGGAAAAAGAAGTTAGAAACAATTacgaaaataaagaaataacaACTACTGCATTAATAACCAATATATCGGAAACAGATCGACCAGAACGAAACAGTTATTTAAAATCAGAagattcaaaaaaaataaaaaatgaaaacaacatagatgataaaaaaaagaaaaagaaaaaagataaaGACAATTCTAATGTTTCTATCCTTAATAATCATGGAGATTCTATTCAAACACCAGAAAATGATTCAGTTACATCTATCAAAGGTCTTAGTACCGTTATAGATACCCAAGGGTGCAATAACAAACTTCTTatgcatttaaaaaatgatggaaataaaaaaaaaaaaggaaatgaaaaaattggTGAAACAGAAAATATTCCTGAAAGTACCGAAAAggatcaaaaaaaaaaaaaagaaaaaaataaaaataaaaaatcaaaaaaaaaaaaaaacgaagtATTAGGTGAAGCAAATGATAATTCTCCAAACAATGACACAGATCAATTAGGAAAACGCCTTATTAATTCTGAGGATTTGAATTTTCAAAATCAAAATAGCCAAACTAccaatgataataatatgtattcAACCATTTTccaagaaataataaaaaacaacaCAACAgaaagtaataatataaatgaaatcCAAATTATAAACGAAAGTtcacataataaaaatatacatcaTGAATTAAATCGATTTGGAAAATTAAAACCAACTGTTAtgaatgatatatataataatggaacaataaatcgaaaaaatataattaatgaTTACCAAATGAATTTAAACAATTCTAATTTACCTCaggataaaaataacaaagaaagcaattttaatgaatattcaaataaagaaaaatttataaaacatattttatttttaaaaaaacacagagaaaataatattactgaagataaaaatttaataaattttcaacaaaatgatattccttataatgataaaatggATATACATAATTACATAGATCATAATGAATAtcttaaaataaataaaaatattcaagaTTCTAAAACAATAGAACAAGAAATacaaacaaattatttaactAATATTCATAACAATTCgaaatttttacaaaatataaatgaattaaaatcAGGGCGTCcaaattcttttttttataatttcaataataaacaaaaattatcagAAAATGATTATCAAATATTTCAATCGCAGACAGCATATAATGATCCTCCTAATTTTGATTCAAATCAACCCAAACAGACTAATTCTAATTCTCAAAATATCGAAAACATATGgattaatgaaataaataatcaaacatttaataataaaaatatacaaaataatgatgatcttttaaaattgtttaaaaCTGTTCTTCCCTATGCAAAAGTTAATATtttaggaaaaaaaaaagatgaacACGATTTTGATATTACTCGACAAAACAGagataaaatgaatatgcaatattatcatgaaaaaaataatatatatgacaCATCACCAGATAGTAATAAAAGGGAAGATTTTGAATATGATATTCAATCagaagtaaaaaataattatataaaacaaaattatactAATATTCATCAAATGTCTAAAAATCCTttgaaagaaaatattattaacagaaataaaaatgaaaattctAATATTCcacattttaatatttctggaaatatgaaattacaaataaataatttagatTTTTGTGaacttttaaaattatatcacTCATTAAATGTTCAACAAAttcaattaaaattatattggatatttttcaaaataaaaaattatgataataatactCCAGAAACTTTaggaaaagaaaatattatattattaaagcTTAAAGAAACAAAGGATATTTCAACTTATgctaattatataattaaaataaattatgaaaaaaatgcaaaaaagTATCAATCCTTGTTACAtcaatttataattatattgaaACATCATGATAATTTATAtcaacaaaaaaaagataaaattaaattagaacattatgataataattttattattaattttattaacaacATTGATCAAATTGTAGAAAAAACATCACCTTTATCTTCATCTCAATTTCCTCAAGATTTTAATAACACAtataattatcaaaatCAATTTTCgcatcaaaaaaataaattaaatttacaaatttaCGCACCTGGTTCAGTTTCTAATTCAATGCATTTCAATAAGTTATCTTCACCAACTCCCTATGAAAACAATTCTCATAAAAATCAGACATTAACATCtcataatatgaataattaCAATTCTGGAATAAAATctggaaataataatttgaatgAATCTGAACAAACTATagataataacaaaaatatgttaattcaaaaaatgattgaatattttaaacaaataaatgcCACAACTGagcaaaaaataaatcttTTAAACAGAATCAATTTAACAGAtgcacaaaaaaaatatattataaataaaattcattttaataataatgagcaaaataataattacaataacaattttaatatcaaCTCAGAAAACGATAatcataaattatttaacatGCCTATCAAcccaaataataaaaatacaataagAATAACACCTAACCATTTTAACATCTCAGAACAAGGTATGCACACTAATGATTTACCTGTTTCTACTAATGATTCTATGATGTATTCACAATTTGAtgataatagtaataataatgatggAAACATAAATGTAACCTCTCCTATTTTGAACattattcataaatatattgctaataaaaataatcaaaaagAGTTTAAAAACAATCAGAGCGagtttaaaaataatgcagATGCagaaaataatcaaaatttattacaaaaatatcaaattcTTAATATgctaaaacaaaaaaaaaaaatggaaatggaaatggaaaatgtaaatgcatataaagATATCAATAATTCCAcatcattaaaaatagatgaactaaataattataaatatgaagaTATTTCACATTCATTCAAACAGCCAATATCTCAGAATCATTTGCATCGCCAAGATGTTAACACTTTTCCTgatcaaataaatttcaGAACTTCAAACAATACTTCATCAGAGCGCATTGATTATCCAATTCAAGAAAATTCTGATCCTAAAACAACAAATTTTTTGCAATATAATTCTAAAGCTCATACtaataatacaattatgaaaaataaattaaataccTTAGATAACCAAAAACAAGATAATACACACAACTCAGTGAATAGaatttatttcaattttCCTCATCAAAAAgatcataataatattactGGTTTAACATCTCCATATGATTCTACTTCCAAAATATCGATGAATAATagaaacaataaaaatgaatatggTAAAACTGAAGGGGATCAAACGGTTAGAATCACAAATGATATGACTAATACTGAACTTGATTCAAATGaacattatataaaaataaataaaaattgtgaaGAAGTAACAAATAACagagataataataaagaagaaaGAAATCcagataataataattcaaaaaatagaaatgttagtaaaaatggaaataaaattgatcGTAATCCTGAAAGAAAGGAACATGAACAGATTACAACTAATgatggaaaaaatgaaaaaaataaaaaaaaacaaaaaaatcaaaaaaacaCCACAAATCAAAACTCattaaatgtaaaaaatgtgaCTGGATCGAGAAATGGAACAGAAACTCAAGTTCCTAAAACATTATctgaaataaatttaccAGAATCGAATTtgaatgaagaaaataaaaccgataataaaacaataaatcTTTTACAAGAACAAACAAATACAActaatcaaaataatatttatgatattGAAGATACTAAACGTCCAGATGCATTAAGAGATAAATGCTGGCAATATATTGATCCAAAAGGTGTTGTTCAG gGACCCTTTTTTCTGGAAGAAATGAGAATGTGGAGCGAATTAGGGTATTTCGAACCCATGCTTCCAGTTAGATGTTGCGATTCTGATCGTTTTATTGCTTTAAACAAACTGTTTCCCCCTCCACATAAGCCATTTACTATTGTTCCAAAACCACAACCAATATTACAATGGGAAGAAGAACTACTATGA
- a CDS encoding zinc finger protein, putative, protein MHRFKIYKIQMCKYALINKCDRGENCTFAHDINELRIKPDMRKTKLCKSYILGKCTDHSCIYAHSVNELREVGKPAICQLHREGRCIKGNQCRFAHSINDINTKLVQFYDCENNIVSEMNSISNCDNSLNNISKEKQIMVNNMKGYTNMRNSNSNFEIECNIINKKNELLDVMLMENNSNSSVLSNNLVIRNIVTKNGQNNGHNVYRTNLIKTGSNNLGSDIYINEKKNDFNNRNGIIKDTKLSIININDNVKNGCFAENLKCVLQSNCENSNHNGKNNRRKNNLVPICVDKTENINFMNNRNEKNLLNDESDSKLANNISVLRPSLNFPKKLQFNYGEENIINDNVGFKYNNMQNISNGNILESYEHVKNVNNLIDGNDYGKKNNLNYMNICYNRGPDMFVETNPIEFDEIKNDHKINTNFFRKEKRNLTKDEASYFQFANKKKDKTYNYKLNKSCRNDYLLNNRENVIYDLDGYMSSSSIDNKYENSICLDSKNKKTYLSNNRNINYFEKKDLKNNNLFYSGFREMCEFNLGSNNEGSNTNCIDAVVGSMSIGNEFEVHLKNANYEDIDKEKEQYEFENKYKNVDPNKDNKNSKMEIDFIMYKEYQNEKTEKISKDNEVNKTNEFFGDGNMSDKINGNEFLNSNDKYLNRAIQNVSGVSTSNFVKGRFEYAKDEQINNTELENSNSNISENNINSSFKLTGVDGFVKPEQEENNGIENIGNISYLKIDKINKIEKGMISNECFKENVIYKFGENTNEYLDNIKMIGIDEIIIGKNNLGINKIKNNLIYREDDKENRNNRNYYFEKDKMINNINPENNGKEYFENDMYLKVEQKDTLKKYRLKYEERKIINENNNMNYYDGFEIYMNTNYMNKIPKTKNNNTIVSKLVKTSMSPHIIPYNKNKMKTFNNNDNNNNNNNDNNDNNNNDNNNNDNNNNNNNNNDNNNDNNNDNNNNNNNNDNNNNNNNNNDNNNDNNNDNNNDNNNNDNNNNRNIMSCFRDATNPVKSTNKLNNFEKKIGKENENNWDYMIHNFSDNYREDKKKKKKNEEIYENEYSYLKKENIYEHSDKYENCSIDKINNEIENNIFDLNYDENNNLNNIKKLTTNSKVQNFDYLAFNKNIKKYSLENPNYVSTFNYFRENVNFENKQNEINKGVMTTNDYNSFYDNNNDNNSNNNNNNIGSKSLGIKTGCFLIQNEEYNKLDKKFEIVNNRKEKMNGSIIKGILSNFKGTGNEVLNSGKDIFIDNKNKNVNQLNNIEIKNISTTLTPNIYEKDNECSDFIYNSGEGIYDNEIFSTNCLFEAQRYFDLPCIYKQNEIENMITHDNDIHNSNSKYDLYMDYKQYNYKNKTNKQENNSSFRDNVNKNDEIFYGYMNQEYNMLLENDNDVENIMINTNCLNNLSNAYQNNIHNGSDFWEQSHLFNYGNTNDGNINETNNTKDIHFDNNFFFENNDFPLDNEEYPINFCGDMVFNFAKNAE, encoded by the exons GAAAATGTACAGATCATAGTTGTATATATGCTCATTCTGTGAACGAATTGAGGGAAGTAGGAAAACCAGCAATTTGTCAGCTCCATCGAGAAG gGAGATGTATAAAGGGAAACCAATGTAGGTTTGCACATTCgataaatgatataaacaCAAAACTTGTTCAATTTTATGattgtgaaaataatatagttAGTGAAATGAATAGTATATCAAATTGTGATAACtctttaaataatataagtaAAGAAAAGCAAATAATggttaataatatgaaaggATATACAAATATGAGAAATAGTAATTCAAACTTTGAAATAGAatgtaatataattaataaaaaaaatgaattattgGATGTTATGCTAATGGAAAACAATTCTAATTCATCAGTTTTATCAAACAATCTTGTTATTAGAAACATTGTGACAAAAAATGGACAGAATAATGGACATAACGTATATCgaacaaatttaataaaaacaggatcaaataatttaggatctgatatatatataaatgagaaaaaaaacgatTTTAACAATCGAAatggaataataaaagatacAAAACTatcaataataaatattaatgataatgtaaaaaatggatGTTTTGCAGAGAATTTAAAATGTGTTTTGCAAAGTAATTGTGAAAATAGTAATCATAACGGGAAAAATAATCgacgaaaaaataatttagttCCTATTTGTGTCGATAAAactgaaaatataaattttatgaataatagaaatgaaaaaaatctATTAAATGATGAGAGTGATTCAAAATTagcaaataatatttctgTTTTAAGACCATCTCTCAATTTTCccaaaaaattacaatttaattatggggaagaaaatataataaatgataatgttggatttaaatataataatatgcaaaatatatcaaatggTAATATATTAGAAAGCTATGAACATGTGAAGAATGTGAATAATTTGATAGATGGGAATGATTatggtaaaaaaaataatttgaattatatgaatatatgtTATAATCGTGGCCCAGATATGTTTGTAGAAACAAATCCTATTGAAtttgatgaaataaaaaatgatcataaaataaataccaatttttttagaaaagaaaaaagaaatttaaCTAAAGATGAGGCATCGTACTTTCAATTTGCgaataagaaaaaagataaaacatataattaCAAATTAAACAAATCTTGTAGAAATGattatttgttaaataaccgagaaaatgttatatatgaTCTTGATGGATATATGTCTAGTAGTAGCAtagataataaatatgagaATAGTATATGTTTagattcaaaaaataaaaaaacatatttatcaaataatagaaatataaattattttgaaaaaaaagatttaaaaaataataatttattttattcagGATTTAGAGAAATGTGTGAATTTAATTTGGGGAGTAACAATGAAGGTAGCAATACAAATTGTATAGATGCAGTAGTGGGTTCAATGAGCATAGGAAATGAGTTCGAAGTACATCTAAAAAATGCGAATTATGAAGATAttgataaagaaaaagaacaatatgaatttgaaaataaatataaaaatgtggaCCCAAACAaggataataaaaatagtaaaatggaaatagattttataatgtataaagaatatcaaaatgaaaaaacagaaaaaatatCTAAAGATAATGAAGTgaataaaacaaatgaattttttgGTGATGGGAATATGagtgataaaataaatggaaatgaatttttaaatagtaatgataaatatttaaacaGGGCTATACAAAATGTATCGGGAGTTTCAACATCTAATTTTGTTAAAGGCCGATTTGAATATGCAAAAGATGAGCAGATAAATAACACAGAATTAGAAAATTCCAACAGTAATATttcagaaaataatattaattcaaGTTTTAAGTTAACAGGAGTTGATGGTTTTGTCAAGCCTGAACAAGAGGAAAACAATGgaatagaaaatattggaaatatatcatatttgaaaatagataaaataaataagatAGAAAAAGGAATGATAAGCAATGAATgttttaaagaaaatgtgatttataaatttggggaaaatacaaatgaatatttagataatattaaaatgatTGGAATAGACGAAATTATaataggaaaaaataatttgggaataaataaaattaaaaacaatttgATTTATAGAGAAgatgataaagaaaatagaaataatagaaattattattttgaaaaagataaaatgattaataatataaatcctgaaaataatggaaaagaatattttgaaaatgatatGTATTTAAAAGTGGAACAAAAAGAcactttaaaaaaatatagattgaaatatgaagaaagaaaaataataaatgaaaataataatatgaattattatgatggttttgaaatatatatgaatacaaattatatgaacaaaattcctaaaacaaaaaacaataaCACAATTGTCTCTAAATTAGTTAAGACATCAATGAGCCCACATATTATCCCATATAATAAGAATAAGATGAAAACATTTAacaataatgataataataataataacaataatgataataatgataataacaataatgataataataataatgataataataataataataataataataatgataataataatgataacaataatgataataataataataataacaataatgataataataataataataataacaataatgataataataatgataacaataatgataacaataatgataataataataatgataataataataatagaaatattatGAGTTGTTTTAGGGATGCAACTAATCCAGTCAAATCAACCAATAAATTGAACAATtttgagaaaaaaataggaaaagaaaatgaaaataattggGATTATATgatacataatttttctgATAATTATAGAgaagacaaaaaaaaaaaaaaaaaaaatgaagaaatatatgaaaatgaatattcatatttaaaaaaagaaaatatatatgaacatTCAGATAAATATGAGAATTGTTCtatagataaaataaataatgaaattgaaaataatatatttgatttgaattatgatgaaaataataatttgaataatattaaaaaattaacaacaAATAGTAAAGTCCaaaattttgattatttggcatttaataaaaatatcaaaaaatattccttGGAAAATCCAAATTATGTTTCAacatttaattattttagagaaaatgtaaattttgaaaataagcaaaatgaaataaataaaggtGTAATGACAACAAATGATTATAACAGtttttatgataataataatgataataatagtaataataacaataataatattggaTCGAAATCGCTTGGAATAAAAACAGGTTGTTTTCTAATTCaaaatgaagaatataataaattggataaaaaattcgaaattgtaaataatagaaaagaaaaaatgaatggAAGTATTATAAAAGGgattttatcaaatttcAAGGGAACCGGTAATGAGGTTTTAAATTCAGGAAAAGACATATTCatagataataaaaataaaaatgtaaaccaattaaataatatagaaataaaaaatatttccacAACTTTAACtccaaatatatatgaaaaagatAATGAATGTTctgattttatttataattctGGAGAAGGGATATatgataatgaaatattttcgACTAATTGTCTTTTCGAAGCGCAAAGATATTTTGATTTGCCatgtatttataaacaaaacgaaatagaaaatatgatTACTCACGATAATGATATTCACAATAGTAATAGTAAATATGACCTTTACATGGATTATAAACAGtataattacaaaaataagaCAAATAAacaagaaaataatagtagTTTTAGGGataatgttaataaaaatgatgaaatattttatggtTATATGAATCAggaatataatatgttatTAGAAAATGACAATGAtgttgaaaatataatgataaatacAAATTGTTTGAATAATTTGAGTAATGCTTATCAgaataatattcataatgGTAGCGATTTCTGGGAACAGTCGCATCTTTTTAATTATGGAAATACAAATGATGGAAACATAAATGAAACGAATAATACCAAAGACATtcattttgataataattttttttttgaaaataatgattttCCTTTGGATAATGAGGAATATCCCATAAATTTTTGTGGAGACATggtttttaattttgcaAAGAATGCCGAATAG